The Candidatus Omnitrophota bacterium genome includes a region encoding these proteins:
- a CDS encoding cell wall metabolism sensor histidine kinase WalK, producing the protein ISKKCRGSGLGLAITRGILSQHKGEIWAESELGRGSTFIFTLPANN; encoded by the coding sequence ACATTTCAAAAAAATGCAGGGGGTCCGGGCTGGGGCTCGCGATAACACGGGGAATACTATCCCAGCATAAGGGCGAAATATGGGCAGAATCGGAACTTGGGCGCGGAAGCACATTTATTTTTACGCTGCCTGCAAATAATTAA